Proteins from a single region of candidate division Zixibacteria bacterium HGW-Zixibacteria-1:
- a CDS encoding RNA polymerase subunit sigma-24 translates to MTRHQSAIFHIVFKIVRDKETAADLVQETFMKAFSSLATYRAEYKFSTWLYRIGANCAIDHLRKQKIRTLSLDAPTETADGTIEMEVPDDSYNPERDLLERERKISINDAIDSLPEKYRMVIVYRHKDNKSYEEIAEALNIPIGTVKARIFRARELLKKKLRPF, encoded by the coding sequence ATGACCCGGCATCAGTCGGCCATTTTTCATATTGTTTTCAAGATTGTCCGGGATAAGGAAACCGCGGCCGATTTGGTACAGGAGACGTTTATGAAAGCATTTTCATCACTGGCGACCTATCGCGCCGAGTACAAGTTTTCCACATGGCTTTATCGTATAGGCGCCAACTGCGCGATCGATCACTTGAGAAAGCAAAAAATCCGGACTCTTTCGCTTGACGCACCGACCGAAACGGCGGACGGTACGATCGAGATGGAAGTTCCCGATGATTCCTATAATCCCGAACGGGACCTTCTTGAACGTGAACGAAAAATCTCTATCAACGACGCCATTGACTCCCTGCCGGAAAAATATCGAATGGTTATCGTTTACCGTCATAAAGACAATAAATCTTATGAAGAGATTGCCGAGGCATTGAATATACCGATTGGAACGGTCAAGGCCCGAATTTTCCGGGCAAGGGAATTATTGAAGAAGAAATTGCGGCCTTTTTAG
- a CDS encoding peptidase S1, with protein MRKSFLFLVLLALTFKVGLAEVSPLQKEIFMARDKVLPALVHIQPVITDFRTGKMRKQSVVGSGVIFHKDGYVVTNYHVAGKAERIICTMPDKEQVKAELIGGDPLTDIAVIKLDLSEYSGSIQVVEFGDSDQLQVGQYVLAMGSPLALARSVSCGVISTTDRYFPGETRLPSGEKTGIYNNWIQTDAAINPGNSGGPLVDLNGKIVGINSRATLFANNIGFSIPINIVKEVIKNILEKGKVTRSWIGVQCQELQNLESWFGTEINEGVLVSSIDSKSPAEEAGLRAGDIILKMDQQPVSARFAEELPAFYKKVADHPIGSNIEMTILRKDKTIYVNVETHELGEILGEDLECKEWGFTVKGITKQMAVENLLEDTLGVFVSGVKRVGAAADAGLLRGDIIQGLNEQPTLTFEKFFKTYNEVIVAGLEKVLLTVKRSGSTKFVLIKVNNHKTAEENK; from the coding sequence ATGAGAAAATCTTTCCTGTTTTTGGTGCTTTTGGCATTAACGTTCAAAGTCGGCCTGGCCGAAGTTTCGCCATTACAAAAAGAAATATTTATGGCGCGAGATAAGGTTCTTCCCGCGCTTGTGCATATACAACCGGTCATAACCGATTTCAGAACCGGCAAAATGAGAAAGCAATCGGTGGTCGGTTCCGGGGTCATTTTTCACAAAGACGGCTATGTCGTCACCAACTACCATGTCGCCGGCAAAGCCGAACGGATTATTTGCACCATGCCCGATAAAGAGCAGGTCAAGGCCGAATTGATCGGCGGCGATCCATTGACAGATATTGCCGTAATTAAACTTGACCTTTCGGAGTACTCCGGGAGTATTCAGGTTGTTGAATTCGGCGATTCCGACCAGCTTCAGGTGGGACAATATGTCCTGGCCATGGGTTCCCCCCTGGCCCTGGCGCGCTCGGTATCATGTGGTGTCATTTCCACCACCGACCGCTATTTTCCGGGAGAAACGCGGCTTCCCTCAGGCGAGAAGACCGGCATTTACAACAACTGGATCCAGACCGATGCGGCTATAAATCCGGGAAATTCGGGCGGACCGCTGGTTGATTTGAACGGGAAGATTGTCGGCATCAATTCCCGGGCGACCCTGTTCGCCAACAACATCGGGTTTTCGATTCCGATTAACATCGTCAAAGAAGTCATCAAAAATATCCTGGAAAAGGGAAAGGTGACCAGAAGCTGGATCGGCGTGCAGTGCCAGGAACTTCAGAATCTGGAATCATGGTTCGGGACGGAGATTAATGAAGGGGTCTTGGTCTCGTCGATCGACTCCAAATCACCCGCCGAAGAGGCCGGACTGAGGGCCGGTGATATTATTCTTAAAATGGATCAGCAGCCGGTCTCGGCGAGATTCGCCGAGGAACTTCCGGCCTTCTATAAAAAAGTCGCCGATCATCCGATCGGCAGCAATATCGAGATGACCATTTTGCGCAAAGACAAGACCATATATGTCAATGTCGAGACACATGAACTGGGTGAAATTCTCGGCGAGGACCTGGAATGTAAGGAGTGGGGATTCACGGTGAAGGGAATTACCAAACAGATGGCGGTCGAAAATCTGCTTGAGGATACTCTCGGCGTCTTTGTCTCCGGGGTCAAGCGCGTCGGCGCCGCCGCCGATGCGGGGCTTCTGCGCGGCGATATTATTCAGGGTCTTAATGAACAGCCGACACTAACGTTTGAGAAGTTCTTCAAAACATATAACGAAGTGATTGTAGCCGGTCTTGAAAAAGTTCTGTTAACGGTAAAGCGTTCCGGAAGTACTAAGTTTGTGCTTATAAAGGTAAATAATCATAAAACGGCGGAAGAAAATAAATAA